In a single window of the Panthera leo isolate Ple1 chromosome A1, P.leo_Ple1_pat1.1, whole genome shotgun sequence genome:
- the LOC122230196 gene encoding uncharacterized protein LOC122230196 — MVAPEPARQPALPACSPGPQHSNPPRFFVAGLAGKTIRVPRAGSSHGHVRLDLFTSPALRRRLASDPAAPSARPRCCVFGSLKVRRGSRGARQAGSSTRDVNTGTCRTLVTRRRRAHPVRARRLRPSASPALACKRPRAGLCPSFRAASFSQDWSRQLAAVCWLWRPSECQVCLAVQVASESREGRNKGGGTEIFRSPVIQRDLEIANKSEI; from the exons ATGGTGGCTCCGGAGCCAG CGCGCCAGCCGGCTCTCCCCGCTTGCTCGCCCGGCCCTCAGCACTCGAACCCGCCGCGCTTCTTTGTGGCGGGGCTCGCGGGAAAGACAATACGCGTCCCCAGAGCAGGTAGTTCACATGGTCACGTGCGGCTGGATCTGTTTACAAGCCCCGCGCTGCGGCGGCGCCTCGCGTCCGACCCGGCCGCCCCCAGTGCGAGGCCGCGGTGCTGCGTCTTCGGCTCTCTGAAGGTGAGGCGCGGGTCCCGCGGGGCCAGGCAGGCCG GCTCCTCCACGAGGGACGTAAACACGGGCACGTGCCGCACGCTGGTGACGCGGCGGCGGCGCGCACACCCCGTGCGCGCGCGCCGACTCCGCCCCTCGGCGTCCCCCGCCCTCGCCTGCAAGCGGCCGCGCGCAGGACTCTGTCCATCTTTCCGCGCAGCCTCCTTCTCCCAAGACTGGAGCCGGCAGTTGGCAGCAGTCTGCTGGCTCTGGAGACCGTCAGAGTGCCAGGTGTGCCTTGCGGTACAGGTGGCCTCTGAATCTcgagaaggaaggaacaaaggtgGAGGAACTGAGATTTTTCGAAGCCCCGTCATTCAAAGGGACCTTGAAAT TGCAAATAAATCAGAGATCTAA